In the genome of Deinococcus detaillensis, one region contains:
- a CDS encoding DDE-type integrase/transposase/recombinase, which yields MVSRRDVHDGGRRSSRQIPSLADVDHQEVISTARCNNIIEQEHRSTRRQERQQQGFKRRKRAQEFLSLHARITNLHHHSRTSVSASTRRTNQKQAFQTWSTVATGVA from the coding sequence ATGGTATCTAGACGAGATGTGCACGACGGTGGACGGCGTTCGTCCCGGCAGATCCCAAGTTTAGCGGACGTCGACCACCAGGAAGTGATCTCCACAGCGCGTTGTAATAACATCATTGAGCAAGAACATCGATCCACACGACGACAGGAACGACAACAACAAGGATTCAAGCGGCGCAAACGTGCTCAAGAATTCCTGAGCCTGCACGCCCGGATCACGAATCTCCACCACCACTCCCGAACCAGCGTCTCCGCCTCGACCAGACGAACCAACCAGAAGCAAGCGTTCCAGACGTGGTCAACCGTCGCGACTGGGGTGGCCTGA
- a CDS encoding outer membrane protein assembly factor BamB family protein: MTRFQLRRWLPRLGGLVGSLALAAALIGAQSGTPVTGAGGVPKILWTVNGQGWAGASVVLASGGQAFVADARGIASGLDALSGKQHWRFDLGDRLLYTPAISGQTLLLARVGELAAVSLDGKTRWEKHIDDSPVLSPAVGKNGTIYAAGGPFLYALDGQGKEIWQHKVSTFYSASPVVAQDGTVYIGAKSLLLALTPQGKVKWQYKAASTLYANPAIDGQGNLYLGTGSGLVSLNPAGKVRWTHKGAPLETTPLIGKENRLYLTDTAGQLTAMSLSGDVSWTVQVGESIGGSSALARDVIYVGTGDGLLHALNLDGQQQWALQLDGAVFGSPVIGPDGHLYVGAGRTFYALATSSPLATAPWPLARQNAAGQGRAP, encoded by the coding sequence ATGACGCGCTTTCAGCTGCGGCGCTGGCTCCCCCGGCTCGGCGGCTTGGTGGGCAGCCTGGCCCTGGCCGCCGCGTTGATTGGGGCGCAGTCGGGGACGCCAGTAACCGGCGCAGGCGGCGTTCCGAAAATCCTCTGGACGGTCAACGGCCAGGGCTGGGCGGGGGCCTCGGTGGTTCTGGCGTCCGGTGGTCAGGCGTTCGTGGCCGACGCCAGGGGAATCGCTTCAGGGCTGGACGCGCTCAGCGGCAAACAGCACTGGCGCTTTGATCTGGGCGACCGGCTGCTGTATACCCCGGCCATTTCGGGACAGACGCTGCTGCTGGCCCGTGTGGGCGAACTGGCCGCCGTGAGTCTGGACGGTAAGACCCGCTGGGAAAAGCACATCGACGACTCTCCGGTGCTCTCTCCAGCCGTGGGCAAAAATGGCACCATCTACGCGGCGGGCGGGCCGTTCCTGTACGCTCTAGATGGACAGGGAAAAGAGATCTGGCAGCACAAGGTATCGACCTTCTACAGCGCCTCGCCGGTCGTGGCGCAAGACGGCACGGTCTATATTGGGGCCAAGTCGCTGCTGCTGGCCCTGACCCCGCAGGGCAAGGTCAAATGGCAGTACAAAGCGGCTTCTACCCTGTATGCCAATCCGGCCATTGACGGGCAGGGCAACCTCTATCTGGGGACTGGCAGCGGTCTGGTGTCGCTGAACCCGGCAGGTAAGGTGCGCTGGACCCACAAAGGTGCGCCGCTGGAAACCACGCCGCTGATCGGCAAGGAAAACCGGCTGTACCTCACCGATACTGCGGGTCAGCTCACGGCCATGAGCTTATCGGGCGACGTGAGCTGGACGGTGCAGGTCGGGGAAAGCATCGGCGGATCGTCTGCCCTGGCCCGCGATGTGATCTACGTCGGCACCGGAGACGGCCTGCTGCACGCCCTGAACCTGGACGGCCAGCAGCAGTGGGCGCTGCAACTGGACGGCGCAGTCTTCGGCTCGCCGGTGATCGGGCCGGACGGACACCTCTACGTGGGCGCGGGCCGCACCTTCTACGCGCTGGCGACCAGCAGCCCCCTGGCCACCGCTCCCTGGCCGCTGGCCCGCCAGAACGCCGCCGGACAGGGCCGCGCCCCATGA
- a CDS encoding c-type cytochrome — translation MPEDERPPQPDTEQSKPTQASPAQPGSAQSGSAQPVRRPSEQRDSDKKDALAQTQNYQPQRGPAAEAKVAEQVQAQLESDEIRSGDASVPNFLAVFFVMFGLWGAWYFAFHLAPLDEPEPASVMQARPAVVRSYQQAAADPAVAAHPTHFDLTGEFSVFALTAPTAQLQGGAALFQGRCAQCHGSDGQGRAGPFEAATLQGDSLLWTLPPSRVAQLIKYGFDGLMPEWGNDQGQIALEHVVAYLSAVMAPAPGTPSPLEVTKGGVNVQDPINTFNAPWERADGVFVRPAGGGQ, via the coding sequence ATGCCTGAAGACGAACGTCCCCCGCAGCCTGATACTGAGCAGTCCAAGCCGACTCAGGCTAGCCCTGCCCAACCCGGTTCTGCTCAATCCGGTTCTGCCCAGCCTGTACGTCGGCCATCCGAACAGCGCGATTCAGACAAAAAGGACGCGCTGGCCCAGACGCAAAATTACCAGCCGCAGCGCGGCCCTGCCGCCGAGGCCAAGGTTGCCGAGCAGGTCCAGGCCCAGCTTGAATCCGATGAGATTCGGTCTGGGGACGCCTCGGTGCCCAATTTCCTGGCCGTCTTCTTCGTGATGTTCGGGTTGTGGGGCGCTTGGTACTTCGCCTTCCATCTGGCCCCCCTGGACGAGCCGGAACCGGCCTCGGTGATGCAGGCCAGGCCAGCTGTGGTGCGCTCATATCAGCAAGCTGCCGCTGACCCGGCGGTCGCGGCCCACCCCACTCACTTCGACCTGACTGGCGAGTTCTCAGTCTTCGCCCTGACCGCGCCCACCGCCCAGCTTCAGGGCGGCGCGGCGCTCTTCCAGGGAAGATGCGCCCAGTGTCACGGCAGTGACGGCCAGGGCCGGGCCGGACCGTTCGAGGCCGCCACGCTCCAGGGCGACTCGCTGCTGTGGACCCTGCCCCCCAGCCGGGTGGCGCAACTCATCAAGTACGGTTTCGATGGCTTGATGCCCGAATGGGGCAACGATCAGGGTCAGATTGCGCTGGAACACGTAGTGGCTTATCTCAGCGCGGTCATGGCTCCTGCCCCCGGCACGCCCAGCCCACTGGAGGTCACCAAGGGCGGCGTAAACGTCCAAGACCCTATCAACACCTTCAACGCCCCCTGGGAGCGGGCCGACGGTGTGTTCGTGCGTCCGGCTGGGGGCGGACAATGA
- a CDS encoding cbb3-type cytochrome c oxidase subunit II, translating into MLKQMFDRIEGNTGLLVALSLLIFSMAILTTVALPYFATNNYQPTPLAVKYTAQQMRGRQLYAQSGCWECHSQNVRLPESDIGTVHQPGDIGAVSHPGDYLYQNPTFFGQHRRGPDLMHVGTRWPSQEWMTIHFLNPERLNPGTWMPSFGYLSKENLDAISAYLMTLK; encoded by the coding sequence ATGTTGAAACAGATGTTTGACCGAATCGAGGGCAATACCGGGCTGCTGGTGGCCCTGAGTTTGCTGATTTTTTCAATGGCGATTCTGACCACCGTGGCGCTGCCGTATTTCGCCACCAACAACTACCAGCCCACACCGCTGGCCGTGAAGTACACCGCCCAGCAGATGCGGGGCCGTCAGCTGTACGCCCAGTCGGGCTGCTGGGAGTGTCACAGCCAAAATGTGCGGCTACCGGAGTCTGACATCGGCACGGTTCATCAGCCCGGCGACATCGGCGCGGTCAGTCATCCGGGCGATTACCTGTACCAAAACCCGACGTTTTTTGGGCAGCACCGCCGGGGGCCGGATCTGATGCATGTCGGCACGCGCTGGCCCAGCCAGGAGTGGATGACCATTCATTTCCTCAACCCCGAGCGCCTGAATCCCGGCACCTGGATGCCCAGCTTCGGTTATCTGTCCAAAGAAAATCTCGACGCCATCAGCGCTTACCTGATGACTCTCAAATGA
- a CDS encoding cbb3-type cytochrome c oxidase subunit I, whose protein sequence is MTQTAHLPAAAAPAPRANWFFPTRPGTAAYRMFLTGSIWMLIGMTYGLLMAIYLAHPQVWKYIPLDLQQFLVWSKMRELHVQLVLWYWLSMGSVAGMYFIVPRLCRAPLWSERLAHLSVWLWNLAGLTTWVTLSLGMSRGREYAETILPVDVLLLAALLCATLNIVNTVRYRRERPLYVSLWYSLSAVLALPIVIIIGKGLWLNPLNNPYQGIYDNVTNWFFGHNILGMWYTPAGLGLAYFLIPKITKRPIYSHWLSLIGFWTLIFVYPPVGGHHSVTSALPYWLQTEAIMFSIFLFIPVFASVWNLYKSVQPNTQMLAQDPALGFVVFGLTCYLLTSVQGSIMALRTLNIYEHFSQFTVGHAMLAMGAGFSAIALGAGYYLVPRVTGHPIYSRALAWWHLALFGTGWIVLLLFLQTAGLVQSANWRVGGQDWMDSTVWPTQPLMWPVAGGGLLIIVSHLIFMYNMIRTVYDRSWVPKHAPESDSLPGPTVRDPHPQASNLPPAAATD, encoded by the coding sequence ATGACCCAAACTGCCCACCTGCCCGCTGCCGCTGCCCCCGCGCCCCGCGCCAACTGGTTTTTCCCGACCCGGCCCGGCACCGCCGCTTACCGGATGTTCCTGACCGGCAGCATCTGGATGCTGATCGGCATGACCTACGGCCTGCTGATGGCCATCTACTTGGCCCACCCGCAGGTCTGGAAGTACATTCCGCTGGATTTGCAGCAATTTCTGGTGTGGTCAAAAATGCGCGAGCTGCATGTGCAACTGGTGCTGTGGTACTGGCTGTCGATGGGATCGGTGGCGGGCATGTATTTCATCGTGCCCAGGTTGTGCCGTGCCCCGCTGTGGAGCGAGCGGCTGGCCCACCTGAGCGTCTGGCTGTGGAACTTGGCAGGCCTGACCACCTGGGTGACCCTCTCGCTGGGCATGAGCCGGGGCCGCGAGTACGCCGAAACCATTTTGCCGGTCGACGTGCTGCTGCTGGCGGCCTTGCTGTGCGCCACGCTGAACATCGTCAATACTGTGCGTTATCGCCGCGAACGCCCGCTCTACGTCAGCCTGTGGTACTCGCTGTCCGCCGTGCTCGCGCTGCCCATCGTCATCATCATCGGCAAGGGGCTGTGGCTCAACCCGCTGAACAACCCGTATCAGGGCATCTACGACAACGTGACCAACTGGTTTTTCGGTCACAACATTTTGGGGATGTGGTACACGCCGGCGGGCCTCGGGCTGGCTTACTTCCTGATTCCCAAGATCACTAAGCGGCCCATCTACAGCCACTGGCTTTCGCTAATCGGCTTTTGGACGTTGATCTTTGTTTATCCGCCGGTGGGGGGCCACCACAGCGTCACCAGCGCCCTGCCGTACTGGCTTCAGACCGAGGCGATTATGTTCTCGATCTTTTTGTTCATTCCGGTGTTCGCCTCGGTGTGGAACCTCTACAAATCGGTGCAGCCCAACACTCAGATGCTGGCCCAGGACCCGGCGCTGGGATTCGTGGTGTTCGGGCTGACCTGCTACCTGCTGACCTCGGTACAGGGGTCGATCATGGCGCTCAGAACGCTGAATATTTATGAGCATTTCTCGCAGTTCACGGTAGGCCACGCCATGCTGGCGATGGGCGCGGGCTTCAGCGCCATCGCGCTGGGGGCGGGCTACTATCTGGTGCCGCGCGTCACCGGCCACCCCATCTATTCCAGAGCGCTGGCTTGGTGGCATCTGGCGCTGTTCGGCACCGGCTGGATCGTGCTGCTGCTGTTTCTCCAGACTGCTGGGCTGGTGCAATCGGCCAACTGGCGGGTCGGCGGGCAAGACTGGATGGACTCCACCGTCTGGCCCACCCAGCCGCTGATGTGGCCGGTGGCGGGCGGCGGCCTGCTGATTATCGTTTCGCACCTGATCTTCATGTACAACATGATCCGCACCGTGTATGACCGCTCCTGGGTCCCCAAACACGCGCCGGAATCCGACTCACTCCCCGGTCCGACCGTGCGCGATCCCCATCCGCAAGCATCCAATTTGCCGCCCGCTGCGGCGACGGATTAG
- a CDS encoding c-type cytochrome, producing the protein MESKPVHIAGSSWQLLRRWTALLLSGALLSACASGPTNYEGVSGGLRSYAGALRPPEGYKNVTLTRPNDVPTLLEGRQVFAATCAACHGPELRGRGLSGVNILPHPADLRAPRIGNLTDGELLGYIAEGVPGTGMPAWKLLLTRSQMEAVARYVRSRTLIMPKDTRTNPLPGTPPQIVLGRQNYIQTCAVCHGTNARGLSPAGRSLQPRPADLTAPEVQRYSDGQLMWILEHGIVGTPMRGWVTQKVIDRQQAWSILRYLRYLGRNEASPDTLPIFKDGFYSQYPVFQSVNNTTPQSVPSLPDP; encoded by the coding sequence ATGGAGAGCAAGCCCGTCCACATTGCTGGATCGTCCTGGCAGCTTCTGCGCCGCTGGACTGCACTGCTACTCAGTGGCGCTTTACTTAGTGCCTGCGCCAGTGGGCCGACCAATTACGAGGGTGTGTCGGGCGGGCTGCGAAGTTACGCCGGTGCCCTGCGCCCGCCGGAAGGCTACAAGAACGTCACCCTGACCCGCCCCAACGACGTGCCAACCCTGCTGGAAGGGCGACAAGTCTTCGCCGCTACCTGCGCGGCCTGCCACGGCCCCGAACTGCGGGGGCGCGGGCTGTCCGGCGTCAATATCCTGCCGCACCCGGCTGACCTGCGTGCCCCGCGCATCGGCAACCTTACCGACGGCGAGCTGCTCGGCTACATCGCCGAAGGGGTGCCGGGAACGGGGATGCCCGCCTGGAAGTTGCTGCTGACCCGCTCCCAGATGGAGGCGGTGGCCCGCTATGTCCGCAGCCGCACGCTGATCATGCCTAAAGATACCCGCACCAACCCGCTGCCCGGCACGCCGCCGCAGATCGTACTGGGCCGCCAGAACTACATCCAGACCTGCGCGGTCTGTCACGGCACCAACGCCCGTGGCCTGAGTCCAGCCGGGCGCAGCTTGCAACCTCGCCCAGCAGACCTGACCGCTCCGGAAGTGCAGCGCTACAGCGACGGCCAATTGATGTGGATTCTGGAACACGGCATCGTCGGCACGCCGATGCGCGGCTGGGTCACTCAGAAAGTGATCGACCGTCAGCAGGCCTGGAGCATTCTGCGCTACCTGCGCTATCTGGGCCGCAACGAGGCCAGCCCCGACACCCTCCCCATTTTCAAGGACGGATTTTACAGTCAGTACCCCGTCTTTCAGTCGGTCAACAACACCACGCCGCAAAGCGTTCCCTCTCTGCCTGATCCGTGA
- a CDS encoding MerR family transcriptional regulator, whose product MIPQLDTLLAAAVEPHSPLQPLSELASAFGVQEATLRQWVTRGQLVAVKRGRRLYSHQLLYLRTLE is encoded by the coding sequence GTGATCCCACAGCTCGATACCTTGCTGGCTGCGGCGGTTGAGCCCCACTCTCCCCTTCAACCACTCAGCGAACTGGCTTCCGCCTTCGGCGTTCAGGAAGCCACGCTGCGTCAGTGGGTCACGCGGGGACAGTTGGTGGCAGTCAAGCGGGGGCGGCGACTTTACAGCCACCAGCTTCTTTACCTACGAACTCTTGAATGA